GATTTACCGCAACTCGGTCATCATGGCACTCAACTCAACCATGCGTATCATTCTCGAACGAAACCAGTCGCAGGAGAAAAACCTGGAGTACTACTTTGGTGGTGTGGTATATCGTGACAAGCCGGAACCACAGCCTGTCGAAATAGCCAACCTCGGTAATTGGAGTAATGATGTGGATGTGATGATCACCTTCTTCCGGCAGGCTATGGACCCTGCCCGCAATGGCGCCGACAGGGACCACCCCGAAGCACTCTTCTATGGCATACAGCAGGCTGTCAACACATTTGACGTGAATCCACTCAACACCAACTACCTCGTTCTCATCGGCGACGCAGGAAATAACCAGGCTAACTATCCCAATATCACAGAAACTCAGATTATTGACCTGCTTAATAAGAATAACTTCAACCTCCTGACATACCAGATTCACTACCGCCAGCATATCAGCAACGCGTATGACGACTTCCGCTTACAGGTTGATCGCATCACACAGTCACTGGCCGTGCAGAAAAACCAAAAATCGTGGAACACCTATAATACTTTTATCAGCACATGCCCTGCTGCCAGGAGTATCTTCCTGCCCTTCTTCTCCAACTTTCCGACCGCCTTCAACCAGTCGGCCGATTTTCTGTGCAACACCGACAACAACAGGAACCGGATTTGTAACGTCAATACCGAAAAATTCCCCATCATCGCACAGACCTTTTACCCTGCCGACAGCATCTCGGTGTTGCGGCTTCAACAGGAGCTCGACAATGCCCTTAATAACATTGCCGTCAACACCGAAGAATATATCAAAAAGCTGGGCGAAGCTCTCGGCGGCGGTGGCACCGAAAATGAATACCGTGCCAGGGTCATCTACTTCTGCCTCAACCTGGGGCTGTCGCTCGATGAAATACTCACATTGCTGATGTCGACCAATGAACTTTACCAGGATGGTTACACCTGTTATAAGCCCACGTGGTCGCAGTATCCTATATTTAATTATGTCGCACTCATCGGCCATGTGAATGTACAGCAAATTCAGGACTATATCAACAACCTGGTGCCGCCGGGTAAAATCCAGAATGAACAGGTGCTGCGTGAACATATCTATGACATCTGGAAAAGAATACTCTGCCGCGAGCTGAACCTCATACGCGAGGGAGACTTCGATGATCTCTCCATAGGCCAGGATATCACCTACCTCACCGGCCTGCCGGCTCCACAGCAATTTAAACTTATTTATAACAGGGATATCCTCTACTCCAACCAGTTTCCGGCCGACAAGCTCTTCGCCCTCTGTGTCGACCTCATAATTGCCAATGGACACCTCCAGAGCCTCATTAATGGAAAGAATATGCTCAACGCAAAATACTTTAAAGATTATAGCGCATACATCCGCCGTTTTCTGGAGTATAAAAACACCCCCCAGAATCCCTCTTCCATAACCCCCAACCGTGAAGACACCTTTTATACGACCCTTACCAACAAATATATTAACTTCACTAATTACGGTTTCAGGGATGATGGATTCCCATTGTACCCGTTTCTCAACATCGTGCCTACTCAACCCGACCAGCGCTATTTCTGGTATTACTGGCTCGACGCAAGAGTATTCCCCAATGAGATTACCAATCCATCGAACGATGTTCTGGAAACGGCACGTAACTTTTTGAAAAAATAGCATCATTAAATTGAGATACAGGATATTGATATGACACTATTCAGCATAAAAAACCTCGTTTGTTCATACGACCGCGTACACCCGGTTCTTTATATCAGCGACCTGGAGATACCATCGGGCGAGATTTGCGTACTTTTTGGGAAATCAGGCTCAGGCAAAAGCACCCTGCTCGAAACACTGGGGCTGATGACCAATACCATCTCATCCACACCCGAACCTTTTCATACAGTTTTTGCAAATGAAAAAATACAACTGAATGAAAATGAAATCATGTCGCTGAAATTCTATGGCCGTCATAGTACCGAAGAACCTGAGGAAATAACGTTTATCGAAATGCCGCTTCACCATCTTCTTTCAAACCATAAGAATGGATTCAAAGGTAAACGTAACCATTCGGTCATTACCGATATATGGAAAGATCACAAAAAACAGCATCGTTTACAGCAGCGTCTGCGCGATGAATACTTCGCCTTCATCTTCCAGAATACCAACCTGATGCCCAACTTCTCGGCCGAAGAGAATGCCGCCATACCCGAAATGATCGACCTGAAAAAGGTCTATTGCAAAAAGGATAAAAATATATGTCCCTTCCCTGATTTTAATGCCGACTGCGATCTCTCGACCGAGATGTGCGCCATTGTCCATGCCCGTCAAACACTCGCCAGAGACCTCAACATCAGCGAAGATATGCACTCCCGCCCTGTACGCCAACTGTCGGGCGGACAACAGCAACGCGTCGCCTTCGCACGCGCTAATAACTCCCACTTTAGCGTCCTCTTCGGCGACGAACCGACTGGAAACCTCGACTTCAGCAACTCCCAAGAGCTTATGAAGGTTATTCGAAATCTTATCGATAATTTCAACGACAATAAGACACGCAGCGCCATTATCGTATCGCACGATATAAATCTGACACTCCAATTCGCCAACCGAATAGTCTTTATCGAAACAAAACGGTACGACAAAGACCGGTTCTATGGTAAAATCGACTCGAATATGGTTTATGTTTCTGATTCCCCACCCGGTAACGAGAAACGTGGCTGGCGTCATTTGGGATATCCTGAAAAAATCCTCTCCTTTAAAGAAATGAAAGCTAAATTGATTGATTTCCTGCATATATGAACGCAATAAATACTACCCAATCCAATCTGAAAAAGAAAAGAGCCACAATGCGATCAAAGGTCACCTGGAAAAACCTCTTTTCATTCCTGTTTATCTGGTTCGACAGGTTCATGTCGTTTCTCGGCCTTTATAAAAATTACAGGGATAAGATAGGCTTTAAAAAGCTCTTCTATAAATCGGAATGCCAGGTGCTGCTGGGCCGGAGCTCTCGCTACTTCTGGTGGGTATTCATCCTCTTCTTCATCACCATACTCGCCATCGGTTTTGCAAAAGATAGCCTGCGTTTCCTCAACAAGCAGATGTCCGACCCCTTTGTGCGCTCCGTCACCGCCGACCTCGTCGGCGAACTCGAAGACCTTGAACAAAACGTCTCCTACCAGGAATATAAAGAAAACCCTGATTCGGCAGCCGCATATCTGTACAGCTCCATATATGAGTTTTCAAAGTTCCGTAACCACTTCGAGCGCTCCTCCGCTATCCCCGGCCGCACGGTATTGCCCAACGACACATTGGTGGGCACTATCCTCGAATATGAAGACAATAACGCAATTGGCCACCGTTTTGATGTCGCCAATGAATTTTCAATTAAACCCGAAAAGAACTATTCCCTTATCGTCACCTACCACCTTCTGAAAGAGGTGCTGGGTCATGACATTGAAAAAGATCCGCCCTTCATTCACCTGTACCAGGAAGATATTCCCATACCAATCTCCGCTGTCGTAGAACAGCTTCCCGATAAGAGAGAATTTATTTCCACTCCCTATTTCTACGATAACATCCGTACTCATGAGATCGAATGTTTCCGCACACGCGACAGCCTCAACAAGGTTTATGTCATCTTCGACATCGATCCCGCCAACAGGGAAAAAATAAACCAAAAGGTGATAGAGGCCTTCACGGAACTTAAAAATGCCGGCAACTCACCTTTGGACCAGCTCTCCTTCAATGCCGGTGAAGACCGGAATAAAAACTTCGTGTATGCCTACAGCCTGACCTTCCGCCCTACATCGTTCGTTCAGATTGACTTCCAACGCAACCTGTCGCCCCAGGAACAACAGGATGCCTTCGACAGGTTCGTCGGCACTATGGGAATCACTACCTTGCTGAAAGAATATAACAAAGAAGCCTCCTCGGTCATCAAATTCTACTGGCCCAGCCTTAGCTATGAATCATCTGATGCTCCCAGCCGGCAAGCCATCTGCGTGAGCTTCACCAACCTCAACCGCGTGAAAGACTTCGCCAACAACTTCTTCGGCACCACACAGATCGAACTCGAAATGGGCATGATCAAATCACTCGAAAACTATAACTTCGTCACCATCCTCACCCTCGCCGTATCACTGGTTCTGATCATCTTCAGCTTCCTGAGCATCAGCTTCTTCGTGCGTAATATGATCGCCAACCACCTGAATAAAATCAAGATGAAC
Above is a genomic segment from Bacteroidota bacterium containing:
- the tssR gene encoding type VI secretion system protein TssR, with translation MITRRIALVLLAFACSFFTIYAQQLKEIPSCLKKPVTSFSTGVMLTTHPGGTIKGSTWMVYASNNSTQGYGNESFGSGSTTFRFMDAFYVLDERADKIKAVEAAFVKITTLLPGWNDHTYWFKKSDLLLWSDCLTQPDVVVGEYHAEFNKKAMVINRLDITNPDPASTGFFSAPVSNLANKIADARDFTILFVYKEENNFYLLGTKPRLSRNTYKEDIKGWVSLQYLTEWNHHLALEMNWERCRDRDPVRIYSQSGPAHSYDNNSNFQPTQAQGNIIFGENPMYCDRQTGSLNRFYILTKGIDMNEQFPKVGVVGKVQIPGIITQSNCIPASVDPLKVALIRDELTRGFRHIKRVNILFVVDATASMEIYRNSVIMALNSTMRIILERNQSQEKNLEYYFGGVVYRDKPEPQPVEIANLGNWSNDVDVMITFFRQAMDPARNGADRDHPEALFYGIQQAVNTFDVNPLNTNYLVLIGDAGNNQANYPNITETQIIDLLNKNNFNLLTYQIHYRQHISNAYDDFRLQVDRITQSLAVQKNQKSWNTYNTFISTCPAARSIFLPFFSNFPTAFNQSADFLCNTDNNRNRICNVNTEKFPIIAQTFYPADSISVLRLQQELDNALNNIAVNTEEYIKKLGEALGGGGTENEYRARVIYFCLNLGLSLDEILTLLMSTNELYQDGYTCYKPTWSQYPIFNYVALIGHVNVQQIQDYINNLVPPGKIQNEQVLREHIYDIWKRILCRELNLIREGDFDDLSIGQDITYLTGLPAPQQFKLIYNRDILYSNQFPADKLFALCVDLIIANGHLQSLINGKNMLNAKYFKDYSAYIRRFLEYKNTPQNPSSITPNREDTFYTTLTNKYINFTNYGFRDDGFPLYPFLNIVPTQPDQRYFWYYWLDARVFPNEITNPSNDVLETARNFLKK
- a CDS encoding ATP-binding cassette domain-containing protein produces the protein MTLFSIKNLVCSYDRVHPVLYISDLEIPSGEICVLFGKSGSGKSTLLETLGLMTNTISSTPEPFHTVFANEKIQLNENEIMSLKFYGRHSTEEPEEITFIEMPLHHLLSNHKNGFKGKRNHSVITDIWKDHKKQHRLQQRLRDEYFAFIFQNTNLMPNFSAEENAAIPEMIDLKKVYCKKDKNICPFPDFNADCDLSTEMCAIVHARQTLARDLNISEDMHSRPVRQLSGGQQQRVAFARANNSHFSVLFGDEPTGNLDFSNSQELMKVIRNLIDNFNDNKTRSAIIVSHDINLTLQFANRIVFIETKRYDKDRFYGKIDSNMVYVSDSPPGNEKRGWRHLGYPEKILSFKEMKAKLIDFLHI